The DNA region TCCCGGCCGGGAGAACGCCGCGATGCGCTGCGCCATGTCCAGGCAGGTCGGCAGCAGGTCGGCGTCGGCGACCTGCTGAGACACCAGACCGATGCGTTCGGCCTCGGCGGCGTCGACGTCGCGGCCCGTGAGCATGATCTCGAACGCACGCGAGGTGCCGATCGCGCGCGGTAGCAGGAAGCTGAGCCCCAACTCGCTGGCGGTGAGACCGTTGTTGATCCCGGCGGCCCGGAAGTAGGCACCGGCACCGGCCACCCGGATGTCGCAGGCCAGCGCCAGACACAGCCCGCCCCCGATCGCGGCCCCGTTGACCGCGGCGATCACCGGCTGATGCAGCCGCCGCAGGCCCAGGATCACCTCGTCGAGCACCTGCATCGAACGAAGGCCGAAGGTGGGCCGGGTCAGGCCCTCGACATGCGGGACACTGCCGGCCGACTTGTGGTCGGCGCCCGAGGAGAATCCGGCGCCGGCCCCGGTGAGGATCACGGCGCGGACCGCGTTGTCGTGCTTGACCTCGTCGAGCACGCGGCGCAACGGGACCATCACGTCGAAGGCCATCGAGTTCATCCGCTCGGGCCGGTTCAGGGTGATCTGCGCGACACCGGCGCGCGGGTGGTCGACTTTGACGAACTCCGAATCAGCGCTCACCAGAGCACGCTATCGCGTGCGCCGGGCACAGCAGCGTGCGCTCAGAGATCCTTGGCGTCGCCGTCGGCCGGCTGCTCCTGCATGGCGGCGTCGATGTCGAAGCTCTTGACCTGCTGGATCAGCTCTTCCAGGGCCTGCGGCGGCAGCGCGCCGGCCTGGTTGAAGACCAGCTTGCCCTTCTTGAAGGCCATCAGCGTCGGGATCGAGCGGATTTCCGCGGCCGCGGCGAGTTCCTGCTCGGCCTCGGTGTCGACCTTGGCGAAGACCACGTCGGGATGCTGCTCCGCGGACTTCGCGAACGTCGGGGCGAAGGCGCGACAAGGTCCGCACCACGACGCCCAGAAGTCCACCAGCACGATGTCGTTGCCGGTGATGACCTCGTTGAATTTATCGGCGGTGATGTCTTGTGTGCTCACGCCAGTCCTAACGTTGTGGCTACGCGGCCTGTTCCCGGTCCGAGCAGTTCGCGCTGTTCGGCGCTGTCGGACCCATGGTAGCTGGCGCGCGTTATGACCGTTCCGGCTCGCACCGTTGCTTGTGACCCAGCCAACTGTAACATAATCTATGTTTCGTTAGGCGGACGAACGGGAGAAGGATCATGGCGACGAAGCTGCAGGCGACCGACCCCAATTCGGCGGTGGCGGAGGTCAACGTTTTCGATCCGCACTGGTGGGCTGCCGGCCCGCCGCACGAGCTGTTCAAGCGGATGCGACGCGAAGCGCCGGTGCACTGGAACCCCCTGGGAGACGGCACCGGCTGCTGGTCGTTGTTCGGCCACGCCGAGATCAGTGCGGTCAGCCACGACACCGACACGTTCTCCAGTCGCAAGGGCGGGCTGTTCATCCATCCCGACCAGCTGCTGCAGTTGGATGTGATCGGCAACATGTTGAACGTCATGGATCCGCCCACGCACACGCGCTACCGCAAGATCCTGGCGAGGGTGTTCACCCCTGCGTCGGTGGCGAAAATGGAGGACGGCATTCGCGCCCGGGTCCACCGAACCATCGACAAGGTCATCGAGGCGGGCCACTGCGACTACGTCGAGGACATCGCCGTCCCCATCCCGCTGCTGATCCTCATGGAGCTGATGGACGCACCAGAGGAGGACATGCGGCTGTTCTACGACTGGACGGACAAAATCGAGCAGGGCATCCGATCGCCGGAGCCCAACGCGGGCGTGGAGGTCTTCGCCGACATGGGCGCCTATCTGGCCCAACAGGTCGAGCGCCAGTCGAAGGACGCCGTCGCGGATTCATTGGTGATGCGCCTGCGCAATGCCGAGATAGACGGCCAGGAACTGACCGACGTGGAGATCGTCATGTTCTTCGGCCTGCTGACCTTCGCCGGCAATGACACCACCCGCAACACCGCGGCCATCGGGTTGCAGACCCTGCTCGAGCATCCCGATGCTTTGCGCGAGCTTTACGCTGATCCGACGCTGATTCCGGGCGCCATCGAGGAGATCCTGCGCTGGACTTCGGTGGTGCAGTGGTTCGCCCGCACGGCCACCCGAGACGTCGAACTGGGCGGCCAGCAGATCTCCGAGGGAGACAAGCTCGTCATGTGGTACGCCAGCGGATCACGTGACGAGGCCGTGTTCGACAACGCCGGCACCTTCGACATCCACCGCCCCAAGCCCGATCATCAGGCGTTCGGCGGCGGCGGACGACACTTCTGCCTCGGCGCGAGCCTCGCGCGCCTACAACTGCGCCTCATCTTCGAAGCGGTGCTGAGCCGAATGAAGGACCTGAAACTCGCCGGCACTCCCGAGTTGCTGCCGTCGAACTGGGCGTACAGCCTGACGACGCTGCCGGTGACGTTCACTCCGGGACCGCGGACAGAGGCCTGAGCGCCATGGCGGACGTCGCAGTCGATCTGGACAAATGCATCGGCACCGGGATGTGTGAGGCCAGCGCACCCAACGTATTCCAAGTCGGGGACGACGGGCAGGCCCAGGTTCGCACGGCGAAGGTGGCCCCCGAAGACCTCGACGCGGCGAAGGAAGCCGTCGCCAACTGTCCGACAGGTGCGTTGACGCTTCACGACTGATCCGCCTCGCACATGCTTATCCTGAGCGTCGCGCCGGGTCGAAACGGATGGGTAGGGGCATGCACAAGATCGTGGACCGCACGGATTATTTCTCGGCGGCCATCGACGTGCTGGCCGAAGCCGATCACGGCGGCCTCAAGTTGACGCCGCTGTGCCGTCGGCTACAGGTTACGACCGGTTCGTTTTATCACTACTTCGGCAGCTGGGCCCGCTTCAAGACCGAACTGCTCGAATCCTGGCTCAACGACCGCACGTTGAACCTGGCCAACACCGCCCGTCGGCTCGATGATCCACAGCTGTCGCTGAACACCCTTGTGGAGATGGCCTGCGACCTCCCCCACCGCGCTGAAGCAGCCATCCGCGCCTGGTCCCACAGTGACGCGGAGGTCCGTCAGATTCAATCCACCGTCGACGAACAGCGCTACCAGGTCACCTATGACACCGTGCTGCGCCTGCACGGCAACCCGGACGAGGCCGAGACCATCGCGCGGCTCACCACCTTCATCCTGACCGGGTACCAGCAGACCCAGCCGTTACCGGATGTCGAGCACCTGCGCCGGTCGTTGGGAACCGTCCTGACGCAGGTGCTCGTCCCGGATTGAGATCGTACCGAAAGCTAGTGCGCGACAGTCAATCTCATTCGTCCGCGGCCAGCCGCGGGCCCGGGGTGAAGCTGATCGGCAGCTTGGTCAGCCCGTGCGCCCAGTGCGACGGCACGAGTTCCGGGGTGCCGGCCAGTTCGATGTTCTTCATCCGGCGCAGCACCTCCTCGAACGTGACCCGCAGTTCCAGGCGGGCCAGGCTGGCGCCGAGGCAGAAG from Mycolicibacterium sp. MU0053 includes:
- a CDS encoding enoyl-CoA hydratase, yielding MSADSEFVKVDHPRAGVAQITLNRPERMNSMAFDVMVPLRRVLDEVKHDNAVRAVILTGAGAGFSSGADHKSAGSVPHVEGLTRPTFGLRSMQVLDEVILGLRRLHQPVIAAVNGAAIGGGLCLALACDIRVAGAGAYFRAAGINNGLTASELGLSFLLPRAIGTSRAFEIMLTGRDVDAAEAERIGLVSQQVADADLLPTCLDMAQRIAAFSRPGIELTKRTLWSGLDAATLEGHMQAEGLGQLYLRLLTGNFEEAVAARAEQRAPIFTDDK
- the trxA gene encoding thioredoxin, translating into MSTQDITADKFNEVITGNDIVLVDFWASWCGPCRAFAPTFAKSAEQHPDVVFAKVDTEAEQELAAAAEIRSIPTLMAFKKGKLVFNQAGALPPQALEELIQQVKSFDIDAAMQEQPADGDAKDL
- a CDS encoding cytochrome P450; this translates as MATKLQATDPNSAVAEVNVFDPHWWAAGPPHELFKRMRREAPVHWNPLGDGTGCWSLFGHAEISAVSHDTDTFSSRKGGLFIHPDQLLQLDVIGNMLNVMDPPTHTRYRKILARVFTPASVAKMEDGIRARVHRTIDKVIEAGHCDYVEDIAVPIPLLILMELMDAPEEDMRLFYDWTDKIEQGIRSPEPNAGVEVFADMGAYLAQQVERQSKDAVADSLVMRLRNAEIDGQELTDVEIVMFFGLLTFAGNDTTRNTAAIGLQTLLEHPDALRELYADPTLIPGAIEEILRWTSVVQWFARTATRDVELGGQQISEGDKLVMWYASGSRDEAVFDNAGTFDIHRPKPDHQAFGGGGRHFCLGASLARLQLRLIFEAVLSRMKDLKLAGTPELLPSNWAYSLTTLPVTFTPGPRTEA
- a CDS encoding ferredoxin, yielding MADVAVDLDKCIGTGMCEASAPNVFQVGDDGQAQVRTAKVAPEDLDAAKEAVANCPTGALTLHD
- a CDS encoding TetR/AcrR family transcriptional regulator, coding for MHKIVDRTDYFSAAIDVLAEADHGGLKLTPLCRRLQVTTGSFYHYFGSWARFKTELLESWLNDRTLNLANTARRLDDPQLSLNTLVEMACDLPHRAEAAIRAWSHSDAEVRQIQSTVDEQRYQVTYDTVLRLHGNPDEAETIARLTTFILTGYQQTQPLPDVEHLRRSLGTVLTQVLVPD